The following nucleotide sequence is from Cucumis melo cultivar AY chromosome 1, USDA_Cmelo_AY_1.0, whole genome shotgun sequence.
tagaaattataaaACTATATATTACTAAAGGTattatgattaaaaaaaattaaatatccATATCTAACaaaggaaataaaaaattttaaatttctaaaaaaaaaaaaaaaagactaccaACACTCGAAAATAATtgagaataaatttaaatttcaattaaatttcTTCCATTCCTATTCCAACCACATTAtctaaatacaaatatataatataaagattctcaaaaagaaaaaaataataataatataatttcaaaagatCATTAGTTTTaccaaataaattaaataaaaaaatctattagtttaattaattaattaactttttatttatttatttattggttTCCTAATGGATTTAGTTTTCCAAAAACCTTAAGGAAATGGGAGAAggtctctcttataaatatctTTCATTGTATTCTCCAATTTCCACATCTTCCCATCGCTTTAAACTCTCTCGCCTTAGCCTTTCGTATTCATCTAAACGTCGATGGCTGAAGAAATCTTTAATATTTGCAGGTATGGCTCTGGTTCCTACATGGGTATGTCACTGAGAATTACCGATCCCAACCCAAGGCATCAACCACTTAACCAAATTGATCAAACTAGCTCGCCAACACTTGTCGAACAAATCTGCCTGAAATTCAAAGTTCAACTCAAATGCCAACACTTTCAAGTGTGGGAAGGAGGCAATGGACATTCAACAACTTTGGTTCGTGAACACATAAGATCACAACATTCGTTTGCAACTTTCCAGCTTCCTATTTCCATCTTCAAGCATGGTGACAAAACTTTGAAGCGAATACTTTTTCGGGAGTTTAAGATGTATGGAGACATCATCAACATCGAACTGCTGGCTAACGAAATAATAAAACATTGGGTtagaaaagttgaagaagaagaagatcaagaGAATAACTCTAATGTATTATTTAAGAAGATTTATCCTCTTGAGATTATGATAAGGTTGTTGGTTTCTAAAATGATTCGTGCAGTTCAACCACGGTTAGCAATGATAGATCAACCCCTTATGGTTCCAACAAGCGATAGTGCTGTGGAGAGTATGCTAAAGAGAGTGGAGAACGAAGAAATAATGAAATCAGGTGACGATGAAAGCATTAACTGTGTTGTTTGTTTGGAAGAAATTagtaaagaagagaaaggaagTGAGACAACGGTGTTACAGATGCCATGTTTGCATATGTTTCACGAAGAATGTATACGGAAGTGGCTGAAAACAAGTCATTATTGTCCAACTTGTAGATTTTCAATGCCTATAGACAATTGATTTGTATCAAGATTTTAGtgtattttgtttctttttggcCAAAATGGCAATAAATACAATAATTTTCAAATTGTGATGACTTGCTGCAACTTTCTATCCAACAATTCTATAGTTTATTTTAGTACATCAAAGAtactttttatataaaatagGTCCACAATATAGTTATAACTACTGTATATAAGCCATCATTCTTGTTAAGAATTGTTTACTCCACATAAAGCAATAACTGTCAAACTCATGCTAATGCTAAACACCAGGTAGTAAGGATAACTCCTATGGCAAGAGATCAGTTCTAAGAAGTATCTCATTATAAGGGGGGGAAAGCTTTAAAAAGCTGTCGATTTGTCAATGTTTTACAGCTTAAGAAAACATAGACACATCGACACTCATGTCTAAGTATATAAACTGGAATAACACTTCAGTGAATCTGATCATACTAACACTTTGCTTTAGTTCATGGCCTTGGTTTACTTATGATACAATGTTCTATGTTCAAAATATCTAAAATACATCCCAAACCAACTCATCAAAATTAATCTAAATGCCTCGAGTACATCTGGATCGACAAAAAGAAGTTTATAAAAGTCAGTATTGCTCATgcgtatatatgtatatattccTCAATTCAATTGTCATTTTGATATGCAATTTGCATATTTGGTAAAAATAATATACTTTTGTCCAATTTCCATCCTTTTCCCTTTCATACGTTGAGATACCACTTAAGTATCAGACAGCAATTTTGGCCACTTTAACAATTTTATAACCCTTTTTCTTCATCTTATCGACCTTAAGGGTAGTGGAAGTCATTTTAAGCAAAAGGGGACTTTACTTGTAGGAAGAAAGAATTGTTTCAAGCAAGGAGTTTAAAACCTTGAGGGGAGCTTCAAGTTTGTAGACACTCTTAACCGATACAAGGAGCCCAAGTTATAGTCTAGGTGATCGATTAAGTTATAATGTTATCTGTGGGTCATTGTAGTTGTGTTAACATTAAAAATAAGTACAACATTATAATTGTAATTGATTAACATTGATGTTAGTGGAGTTATCTTTTCTCGACACACTTCCCTCCATGTAGTAGTCGATTTACACTAAATTGGGTTATCAATCTTGTCTGTTCATTTATTACTTGGAATGTATAACATTGTAAACTAGCGATAGGCATGCATTAGGCAACATCTTAATTTCTTTATCTTCATATGTGTTTGTTATGTGAAAAGATGCAATAAAGAGAAGCGTGTAGTTATTGAGCGAAGAAATGTGTATAAATGgttttaaaaattatagttCTTAGATTATTTATAACTTAATAAAAAAACACaactaaaataaaaagttatattttaaatgataaaactgctaaaaaatatatacatatacagcAAAATATAAAGAGTGGGATATTATAATTAACGATTACacttgaaaataaatatataaattaaccATTCGGGTTTATTTAGTTTAAGCTAACTCGAACACTTATCGtatattggaaaaaaaaagaaaaataaataaatatataaattttgatTAAACTTCCATTCCTATTCCAACTACGTAAACATTATCTAAATATAGGAAATTCCAAAAGATTTAgttttaacaaataaataaataaagatatattactttaagtaattaattatctttttttattattattggtttcCTAATAGAATTAGGGAATTCGTTTTCTAAAGGGTTAAGGAAATCAGAAAAGTCTCTTATAAATATCTTTCATTCTATTCTCAAATCTTCACATCTTCCATCAGTATAACTCTCTCAATTTATTCTTCATATTCATCTAAACTTCCATGGCCGAACAAAACCTCGATGCTTGTATGTCTGCAGGTTACTACATGGGTATGTCCTTAAGAATTACCGATCCCGACCTAAGGCATCGTCAACCACAAAGCCAAATTCAAACTCAACCTAACTCGCCAGCACTTGTCAAACAAATCGACCTGAACTTCAAACTTCAAGTCAAATGCCAACACTTTGGAGCAGGTGAAGAAGGCAGCACATTTGCAACAACTTTACTTAGTGAACACATAATCTCACAACCTACCTTTCCTGCTTTGCAACTTCCTATCTCCATCTTCAAGCGTGGTGATAAAACTTTGAAGCGATTACTTTTCCAGAAGTTTCAGATGTTTAGAGGCATCGTCAACGTTGAACTTGTGGTTGatgaaataataaaacattggattagaaaagttgaagaagatcAAGAGAATAATTCTAGGGTGTTTGCAGAGATTTATCCTCTGGAAATTAGGATAGAGTTGTTGGTTTGTCGAATGATTCCTGCAATAATAGACCAACCACAAGAAGTAATGATGGTTCCAACAAGCGACAATGCAATGGAGAGTATGCTAAAGAGAGTGGAGAACAACGAAGAACTAATGAAATTAGGTGACGACAGTATTGATTGTGTTATTTGCTTGGAGAAAATTGGTAAAGAGGAGAAAAGAAGTGGGAGGGTGGTGTTACAAATGCCATGTTTGCATATGTTTCATGAAGAATGTATAAGGAAGTGGTTGAAGACAAGTCATTTCTGTCCAACTTGTAGATTTTCAATGCCTATAAACAATTgattatatattatttagattttagtgtgttttgtttctttttgacaaaagaaaaaaatggtaaTAAATATAATAGTTTTCGAATTGTGTGATGAcgtatgaattttttttaattaatataaaaaggCTAAAGGTGTGATCGACTCTCGTTAACAATATTGTAAATTGTAACATTATGGAACTATGATTTATTACCTCTCTACATTTCGGTATCGATTTTGTTAGGGTTAAAACAGTGACTAGGATGATAATAGTAATATGACAATTTGTAATTctaagtaaaaaaaaacattaaaaaatagTGAATTAAAAACGTTGACAAATCGTTGAACGGTTCGAAGTAAACCGATGCAATCACAAATCATATTACTTTTGAAAAATTAGATAGGTAAACACTAACAATCACTATCACGAATTACGATCTATAGTTTAATTGGAATTAGaccaaattattttttttttattttatttctaaagTAAATATGGCCTAATTTGATTGCAATTACAATCTAGGCTAAATAAAATGTTTCTTAATTTTGCGGTTTGCGTCAAAAATATTCTTAAAGTTTTAAAAGTATTTTGATATGTTGATATTGTATTTGATATCGATAAAAAAGGTGGATTGATATTTCGAAAAAAATCTACAAATCACAcaaaaataaacattaaaatgacgttattataagtaaaatatatattagaagTAATTTAACTtacaattatttatattatttctttGGCATCCTATTAATTATTATCCACACGATCCAAAGTCCAAACAAATCAAATTCCTCATCATCATCATCGACATCGTCATCTTCTCCTTTCTCTCGGGAATAATCTGCCATCTCTCTCATGGGCTTTTCCATTCTTCGAACTTCCCCTCTCTCTTCCTCTCGAGCTTTTCTCTCCAACCCCACACCCTTCCCCGCTCTTCTCCACTCTTCGCCCCACTTCCTGCTCTTCAAAACCCATTTCCAATCTTCTTTCGCCATCTCCGCTACTCCTTTCGCTGGGGCTTTTGCTCTGAGACCCCGTCGCTTCCGTCAGGGCCGTGTTTTGGCCATGTCTTCGCCTAATTCTGTCCAGAAATCGGAGGAGGAGTGGCGTGCCATCCTCTCGCCGGAGCAGTTTCGAATTCTCCGGCAGAAAGGAACAGAGTAAGTGGGttcttttcattttgattctttaATTCTGTGTTTGGTTGTTGATTGCAAAGTTGCAGCCTGTATGGATATTTGTTGAGGGAATCATCTTATAGGCCAAATATTAGGAGTATGTGAGAGCTCTAGTTCAAGATATATTAGAATCCAATTTGTCAGGAAAACTCAAGAACAACCAAAGAATTAGAAATATATCTTGTAATACCAATGAAGAAACTACAATTTCATAGCCTTTTGAGGGGTCTACATTCCTCCACATTCCCACAATAGACATTCCTTTCAAAATGATGCACGCAGTCTGAGGAGTAGGACTCTAACACACTATACATTTATAACCAAGGCACCCTTAGGCTAATGATTCACATGCCCTTACTATAATCCTACTAATAACCTAATATATCTATATATCTCTAACTAGGGCTCTCACAGAATATTATTTGGAGATCAGGAGTACATGATTGCCTTTAGAGACTCGTTAAAAAAGTTGGTTAGTAACAGGTTGAGCAGATAGAGTGGACGAGAGAGGAAAGTTAGTCAAAATCTTAGGAGAGTTATTTTGAGAGTGTTTAGACTCTCAAAGAGTCAAAGTGATTAGGCTCCATTTTTATTTTGCAATGTAATATAGTTTCGTCTTATTTTCTGTCGATCTCCA
It contains:
- the LOC103495356 gene encoding peptide methionine sulfoxide reductase B5-like, encoding MGFSILRTSPLSSSRAFLSNPTPFPALLHSSPHFLLFKTHFQSSFAISATPFAGAFALRPRRFRQGRVLAMSSPNSVQKSEEEWRAILSPEQFRILRQKGTEYPGTGIYDKFYDEGVYHCAGCEAPLYKSNTKFNSGCGWPAFFDGIPGAIKSTPDPDGMRTEITCAACGGHLGHVFKGEGFRTPTNERHCVNSISLKFSPSQ